In Puntigrus tetrazona isolate hp1 chromosome 22, ASM1883169v1, whole genome shotgun sequence, one genomic interval encodes:
- the LOC122327392 gene encoding uncharacterized protein LOC122327392 isoform X1, producing MRNLALIGLFPLLVNVVSGDAVESLSVIVGDSVSLQTDSTIESGGVIEWRFEGHLIARINYESNKKILLVDANEKFRDRLKLDDHTGDLQIRNVRTSDSGIYKVEIYSGRGISTNAFNVTGVINLESDGVKVVPVMERDSVILPSGLSEIQREDEITWKFKDTLIAEMNRKDGVFSAYEDVLDGRFRDKLQLDNKTGSLIITNIRPNISGLYEISISRSSRRYTTHKMFSVTSVEGENRMSAMEGTTVILQSDISEIHSDDVVVWRSEHGDSIIATINRRTQNVTVLDGDDGRFGGILELDSKTGSLTIRHIKTKHAGLYHLDIIGHRRTVFKRFYISVCPQNGHHYVMGIVVLAVLLLVVTGAAVWMNRKLRADRRETQY from the exons ATGAGGAATCTTGCTTTAATCGGTCTCTTCCCGTTGTTGGTAAACG TGGTGTCCGGAGATGCCGTGGAGTCACTGTCTGTGATTGTGGGAGATTCTGTCAGTCTGCAGACGGACAGTACTATAGAGAGCGGTGGGGTGATCGAGTGGAGATTTGAAGGTCATCTAATTGCTCGAATCAATTATGAGtcgaataaaaaaatactgcttgTTGATGCTAATGAGAAATTCAGAGACAGGCTGAAGCTAGATGACCACACCGGAGACCTCCAGATCAGAAACGTCAGAACCTCAGACTCTGGAATTTATAAAGTAGAAATATACAGCGGTAGAGGCATATCGACAAACGCCTTCAATGTCACAG gTGTGATTAATTTGGAGTCGGACGGAGTGAAGGTCGTGCCGGTGATGGAGAGAGACTCCGTCATTTTGCCCTCGGGTCTATCTGAAATACAGAGAGAAGATGAGATCACCTGGAAGTTTAAAGACACGCTCATTGCTGAAATGAATCGGAAAGACGGGGTCTTCTCTGCGTATGAAGATGTTCTTGATGGCCGATTCAGAGACAAGCTGCAGCTGGACAATAAGACCGGATCGCTCATCATCACTAACATCAGACCCAACATCTCTGGACTTTACGAAATCAGCATCAGCAGGAGCAGCAGAAGATACACCACGCACAAAATGTTCAGTGTGACCTCCGTAG AAGGGGAGAACAGGATGTCGGCGATGGAGGGGACTACCGTCATTCTACAATCGGACATTTCTGAAATACACAGCGATGACGTGGTCGTGTGGAGGTCTGAGCATGGAGACTCTATTATAGCAACGATCAATAGAAGGACCCAGAACGTCACTGTATTGGATGGAGATGACGGGAGATTCGGTGGCATCCTGGAGCTGGACAGTAAGaccggatctctgaccatcagacACATAAAAACGAAACACGCTGGACTTTATCACCTGGATATCATCGGACACCGGCGCACAGTATTCAAGAGATTCTATATTTCCGTCTGTC CACAGAACGGGCATCATTATGTTATGGGTATTGTGGTACTTGCGGTTTTGCTGTTGGTCGTGACCGGAGCTGCTGTGTGGATGAACAGAAAACT TCGGGCTGACAGAAGGGAAACCCAGTATTAG
- the LOC122328150 gene encoding LOW QUALITY PROTEIN: chitinase 3-like (The sequence of the model RefSeq protein was modified relative to this genomic sequence to represent the inferred CDS: deleted 1 base in 1 codon): MDYAISVFGVHALESVSVLEGDSVSLDSGFTEMMDEDVILWGFGSENTLIAEINVMVGSATLYDYVLDERFRDRLKLDHQTGSLIITNISTLHTGDYQLQTSSVRKSFSVSVYARLPVPVISRDSSQCSSSSSSSSSSSSSSTPSSSSCSLLCSVVNVGHVTLSWYKGNSLLSSISVSDLSISLSLPLEVEHQEKNTYSCVINNPIRNQTTHLNFSQLCHTCSGTAELMLAFTATIHLIHLLIFTKT, translated from the exons ATGGATTACGCTATCA gtgtgtttggtgtTCATGCATTGGAGTCAGTGTCGGTtctggagggagattcagtctcTCTAGACTCTGGTTTTACTGAAATGATGGATGAAGATGTGATTCTGTGG GGTTTTGGATCTGAAAACACTTTAATAGCTGAAATCAATGTAATGGTCGGCAGTGCTACTTTATATGATTATGTTCTTgatgagagattcagagacagactgaagctggatcatcaaactggatctctgatCATCACTAACATCTCAACTCTACACACTGGAGATTATCAACTACAGACCAGCAGTGTGAGAAAGAGCTTCAGTGTCTCTGTCTACG CTcgtcttcctgttcctgtcatcAGCAGAGACTCTTCACAGtgttcatcatcatcttcatcatcatcatcttcttcatcttcatcaacaccatcatcatcatcttgttCACTGCTGTGTTCGGTGGTGAACGTGGGccatgtgactctctcctggtacaaaggaaacagtttattgtccagcatcagtgtgtctgatctcagcatcagtctctctctacctctggaggtggaacaTCAGGAgaaaaacacctacagctgtgtgatcaacaaccccatcagaaaccagaccacacatctgAACTTCAGTCAGCTCTGTCACACGTGTTCAGGTACAGCAGAGCTGATGTTAGCATTTACTGCAACTATCCACTTAATTCATTtgttgatttttacaaaaacttaa
- the LOC122327392 gene encoding uncharacterized protein LOC122327392 isoform X2, with protein sequence MRNLALIGLFPLLVNVVSGDAVESLSVIVGDSVSLQTDSTIESGGVIEWRFEGHLIARINYESNKKILLVDANEKFRDRLKLDDHTGDLQIRNVRTSDSGIYKVEIYSGRGISTNAFNVTGVINLESDGVKVVPVMERDSVILPSGLSEIQREDEITWKFKDTLIAEMNRKDGVFSAYEDVLDGRFRDKLQLDNKTGSLIITNIRPNISGLYEISISRSSRRYTTHKMFSVTSVEGENRMSAMEGTTVILQSDISEIHSDDVVVWRSEHGDSIIATINRRTQNVTVLDGDDGRFGGILELDSKTGSLTIRHIKTKHAGLYHLDIIGHRRTVFKRFYISVCPQNGHHYVMGIVVLAVLLLVVTGAAVWMNRKL encoded by the exons ATGAGGAATCTTGCTTTAATCGGTCTCTTCCCGTTGTTGGTAAACG TGGTGTCCGGAGATGCCGTGGAGTCACTGTCTGTGATTGTGGGAGATTCTGTCAGTCTGCAGACGGACAGTACTATAGAGAGCGGTGGGGTGATCGAGTGGAGATTTGAAGGTCATCTAATTGCTCGAATCAATTATGAGtcgaataaaaaaatactgcttgTTGATGCTAATGAGAAATTCAGAGACAGGCTGAAGCTAGATGACCACACCGGAGACCTCCAGATCAGAAACGTCAGAACCTCAGACTCTGGAATTTATAAAGTAGAAATATACAGCGGTAGAGGCATATCGACAAACGCCTTCAATGTCACAG gTGTGATTAATTTGGAGTCGGACGGAGTGAAGGTCGTGCCGGTGATGGAGAGAGACTCCGTCATTTTGCCCTCGGGTCTATCTGAAATACAGAGAGAAGATGAGATCACCTGGAAGTTTAAAGACACGCTCATTGCTGAAATGAATCGGAAAGACGGGGTCTTCTCTGCGTATGAAGATGTTCTTGATGGCCGATTCAGAGACAAGCTGCAGCTGGACAATAAGACCGGATCGCTCATCATCACTAACATCAGACCCAACATCTCTGGACTTTACGAAATCAGCATCAGCAGGAGCAGCAGAAGATACACCACGCACAAAATGTTCAGTGTGACCTCCGTAG AAGGGGAGAACAGGATGTCGGCGATGGAGGGGACTACCGTCATTCTACAATCGGACATTTCTGAAATACACAGCGATGACGTGGTCGTGTGGAGGTCTGAGCATGGAGACTCTATTATAGCAACGATCAATAGAAGGACCCAGAACGTCACTGTATTGGATGGAGATGACGGGAGATTCGGTGGCATCCTGGAGCTGGACAGTAAGaccggatctctgaccatcagacACATAAAAACGAAACACGCTGGACTTTATCACCTGGATATCATCGGACACCGGCGCACAGTATTCAAGAGATTCTATATTTCCGTCTGTC CACAGAACGGGCATCATTATGTTATGGGTATTGTGGTACTTGCGGTTTTGCTGTTGGTCGTGACCGGAGCTGCTGTGTGGATGAACAGAAAACT ttaa
- the LOC122327515 gene encoding SLAM family member 9-like isoform X1, which produces MFGGLVSLCLCCCSLVGVFGDSDSLKSVTEGDSVTLTPDLSNKQSHNLIMWNFKTNGPLIAKINQETNDISIIDDGPDKRFKGRLELDHRTGSLTITNITSEHAGVYQVTISSKTKTIYRYGVIVYARLPVPVIISDSPQNSSSSSCSLLCSVVNVGHVTLSWYKGNRLLSSIGVSDFNNSLSLRLDCLDDSYSCVVNNPIRNQTQYLISDPCQPCSDCAFCCHVSEAVARLAVSVVVGVAAVVIVIYDVVTPKL; this is translated from the exons ATGTTCGGCGGATTAGTTTCGCTCTGTTTGTGTTGTTGCAGTCTGGTTG GCGTGTTTGGGGATTCAGACTCGCTGAAGTCCGTGACGGAGGGAGACTCCGTCACTCTAACCCCTGATCTTTCCAATAAACAATCTCATAATCTGATCATGTGGAACTTTAAAACTAACGGGCCTCTGATTGCGAAAATCAACCAAGAGACCAACGATATCTCGATAATAGATGACGGTCCTGATAAGAGATTCAAAGGCAGACTGGAGCTGGATCATCGGaccggatctctgaccatcacgaaCATCACATCCGAACACGCTGGAGTTTATCAAGTAACCATCAGCAGCAAGACAAAGACTATTTATAGATATGGCGTGATCGTCTACG CTCGTCTTCCCGTTCCTGTCATCATAAGTGACTCTCCACAAaattcttcatcttcatcttgtTCGTTGTTGTGTTCGGTGGTGAACgtgggtcatgtgactctctcctggtacaaaggaaaccGTTTATTGTCCAGCATTGGCGTGTCTGATTTTAACAACAGTTTGTCTTTACGTCTGGATTGTCTCGATGACTCCTACAGCTGTGTGGTGAACAatcccatcagaaaccagactcagtatCTCATCAGTGATCCCTGTCAGCCATGTTCAG ACTGTGCCTTCTGCTGTCATGTTTCCGAAGCCGTCGCCCGATTGGCTGTCTCTGTTGTGGTGGGCGTGGCTGCCGTCGTCATTGTGATTTATGACGTTGTCACGCCAAAGCTGTAA
- the LOC122327515 gene encoding SLAM family member 9-like isoform X2 → MFGGLVSLCLCCCSLVDDGPDKRFKGRLELDHRTGSLTITNITSEHAGVYQVTISSKTKTIYRYGVIVYARLPVPVIISDSPQNSSSSSCSLLCSVVNVGHVTLSWYKGNRLLSSIGVSDFNNSLSLRLDCLDDSYSCVVNNPIRNQTQYLISDPCQPCSDCAFCCHVSEAVARLAVSVVVGVAAVVIVIYDVVTPKL, encoded by the exons ATGTTCGGCGGATTAGTTTCGCTCTGTTTGTGTTGTTGCAGTCTGGTTG ATGACGGTCCTGATAAGAGATTCAAAGGCAGACTGGAGCTGGATCATCGGaccggatctctgaccatcacgaaCATCACATCCGAACACGCTGGAGTTTATCAAGTAACCATCAGCAGCAAGACAAAGACTATTTATAGATATGGCGTGATCGTCTACG CTCGTCTTCCCGTTCCTGTCATCATAAGTGACTCTCCACAAaattcttcatcttcatcttgtTCGTTGTTGTGTTCGGTGGTGAACgtgggtcatgtgactctctcctggtacaaaggaaaccGTTTATTGTCCAGCATTGGCGTGTCTGATTTTAACAACAGTTTGTCTTTACGTCTGGATTGTCTCGATGACTCCTACAGCTGTGTGGTGAACAatcccatcagaaaccagactcagtatCTCATCAGTGATCCCTGTCAGCCATGTTCAG ACTGTGCCTTCTGCTGTCATGTTTCCGAAGCCGTCGCCCGATTGGCTGTCTCTGTTGTGGTGGGCGTGGCTGCCGTCGTCATTGTGATTTATGACGTTGTCACGCCAAAGCTGTAA